The Capsicum annuum cultivar UCD-10X-F1 chromosome 1, UCD10Xv1.1, whole genome shotgun sequence sequence ATTGTGGCTGGATGTAAGATTGAAACAATTAAAGTTATAATAAAGGATTTAGATGGTGATTACTTTTCTTTGTTGGTTGATGAATCAAGATACATATCACACAAAGATCAAATGGTTATTTGTTTACGATATGTTGATAAAAAGGGATTTGTGAAGGAAGCATTCATTGGACTTGTTCATGTTAAAGATACTAGCGCTTTATCTCTAAAGAAAGCAATTGTGGATGTACTTGCTAACCATTCTTTAACTTTAGCTTTAGTACGAGAGCAATGTTATGATGTGGAAAGCAATATGAAAGGTGAGTTAGGTggtcttaaaatattaattagacaAGAAAGTAGATCGGCTCACTCAGTTTATTATTTTGCTCATCAACTTCAATTGAATCTTGTTGCGGTTTCTAAAAGGTAGTGACACTCGTTGGGGATCTCACTacaaatcatttgaaaactttATTAGTAACTTTTCCTCCATTGTTTATGTACTTGATTCTCTTGTTGAAAATGTAAGTACTTCGAAAGAAAAAGCTCGCGCATTGGGATTTCTCAGAAGTTGTCAAACTTTTGAGACTGTTTTTTGTTGCATTTGATAATTGATGTTTTAGGAATCACAAATGATCTTAATGTGTCATTACAGAAAAAGGAATAGGATATTGATAATGCCATGATTCTTGTAAAACTAGTAAAGAGAAGATTACAAGCATTGTGAGATAATGAATGGGATCCTCTTTTATAAAAGAATGTTGGTTGGGATTCGTTTAAAGAAAAGGTCGAAACATTTTGTATCAAACATAGTATTTCATTTCCCAATTATGATGAGTCATATGCTAACTCTGGGAGATCACGACGTAAGTTGTTGATTATACTACTTTGCACCATTATCGTGTGGAtgtgttttataaaattattgattgaCAAATATAAGATCTTAATGACCGTTTTAATGAGGTGGCAAGTAATTTTCTTAATGGTGTAGATTTCTTGAATCCAATTGATTCATTTTCTAGTTTTGACATCAAAAGGATATTGGTGATGCATAAATTATATCCTGAtaactttgatgaatttaagATGAGGGCTCTTGAGAATCAActtgttaattatattattgatgttCGTGATATTGATAAAAGATTCTCTAGTTTAGGCAGACTTGAAATTTTTGTAAGAAAGTTGGTTGAGACAAAGAAGCATTTAAGTTATCCTTTTGTATTTCTGTTAGTGAAGTTTGCTTTGCTTCTAGCCGTTGCCATAACATCAGTTGAAAGAACTTTTTTATCAATGAAGTATATCAAGAATGATTTTCGGAATTGAATGGATGATGAATTCTTAGATGGTTGTATAGTGTCTTATGTAGAAAAAAGagtatttaagaatatttctaatGCGTGTATTATAAAAACATTTCAAAGGGCGTCACTGAGTGCActtgtaattatattttctaataaaGCTTTTATTAATAGAATTTGCTTTGTTGACTTTTTTATAATATATGCTTCAACTTGTTATCCtatatcttttttttatgattagtttggTTCAAAGATTCTTCGTCTTCAATATACGATTTACAATATTCTTTTATGACCCACTTCTTTTTCTAAAAGCATGAACTCCCTTAAccaaaattctggctccgccactgtttAGCTCTATCACCTCATAGATATTTTACAAGGATAttattcttcttttctatttcttttttcagttACACCCTTTTTATCACTTTGTTCTCCTAAATTTTAAGGTTAGCTATTTTTTTTTCTAGtccaattttcttaatttttcttttatgttttgatttggaTAAACAATGTCAACTGTGAcatgaattcttgattttttttgagatttgcttttttttaattatgttgcATACTAATTGGGATAAGGACGACAACGCTTTAAATCTATCATCTAGTAAGTTCagtttgttttctatttttcttagctTCTTgatttggattttctatatctaTTCTTGTGGCAtttactttctagccatttcTCTTCAAAATCCAAGGCCTATTTCGATTGTCTAAAagatttttgtgtgattttattgttgttgggatcaatgaagttttgatgattgccaaatgaatgaaacatgttCATCAAGCTGGTTTACTGATGCACTTATAAAGTAAAAGGCAATTAACAAATTGACTTGGTAGTACACAGCTTGAAGGAACACGTAGCTGAAACTGATTCTATTACTTAGAAAGTTAAGGAGTCTTAGTGTCTATGTATTATGGTTGGTTCTTGagttataatattgatttaattctagtttcagtgaagtataaattgaattattattattgtctttaAGTTGAAAAACTCAATGACTTGGGATCATATACCTTGGTAGGTTTGTGAGTTGTGTTTGATAAGGAGTTAGAATTTGTAATTCGTAGACTACATaagttttgtaatttattatttgcTAAGGCTCAAGGTTGTTTAGTGAAGTTTGGGTTGAAATTctatagaggtacaggtcgtgatttttcACACCTTTTTTAGACGAGTGTTTTCTACATAAAACTCATTGTATTATTTACTTATACTGTTTATTGCTTCGTTGAACTATGTTGGGTAACCTATTTCA is a genomic window containing:
- the LOC107851250 gene encoding uncharacterized protein LOC107851250, which gives rise to MISHDIQKDIVAGCKIETIKVIIKDLDGDYFSLLVDESRYISHKDQMVICLRYVDKKGFVKEAFIGLVHVKDTSALSLKKAIVDVLANHSLTLALVREQCYDVESNMKDFLNPIDSFSSFDIKRILVMHKLYPDNFDEFKMRALENQLVNYIIDVRDIDKRFSSLGRLEIFVRKLVETKKHLSYPFVFLLVKFALLLAVAITSVERTFLSMKYIKNDFRN